A stretch of the Massilia varians genome encodes the following:
- a CDS encoding efflux RND transporter permease subunit, protein MNLSELCIRRPVMVVLMSISLVLVGVLAYMHIPVAALPSYNTPVINVNANLPGASPENMASSVALPLEKQFATIAGIKMISSTNTQGNTSLTLEFDESIDVNEAAVDVQAALLQVQRQLPQEMTDLPSYRKINPADSPILFMHMTSPSMDLSELNDYAENLVSPAISTLPGIAQVTVNGGKRFAVRVRAQHDLMNARNISMSELATALRSANSITPLGILDGPSQTLTIQGGGQLMRAADFAGLIVATRDGLPVRLRDIAQVEDSYQSVKATGSLNGERSIVLMVQRQPNANTVQVVDSVRALMPRFETQLPQSIKIHLVNDRSDSIREAIHDVNLTLAGTVVLVILVIFLFLHRLTATFIPAVTVPISLLGALSLLYAFGYSLDNISLLGITLAVGLVVDDAIVVLENIVRHMEMGKKPMQAALVGSREMGFTIISISISLVAVFIPIFFMPGVIGLLFREFAVIVGLAVLVSAVVSLTLVPMLCSRLIKHGGHVDPKEMSWVGRRFEAMFTNVRDGYGRTLDMALRHRFLVLMLALGTFVLTAVLYMTMPKGFFPEEDIGQLRVTVEASEDTSSVALQKLQAQVVDIVRANPHVKDVTSFTGGGNTGRMFLVLKPRSERPPMPEVVDALRKATRQVAGVQVFMSPVQNLQLGGRQSKSRYQYTLQSVSGGEIGGWAEQFLERMRADQRFRDVTSDSQNKALQATIDIDRDKAALLGVEMADIRTVLYASFGERQVSTIYSTAASYYVILEAAAADRYYDEALSRVSVRSKKGDLVKLSSFATVKRTVGPLAVNHQGQLQAITLSFNLAPGVPLGDATAAIEQMGRDMKLPASIITNYGGDAAVFKDTQSSQLILIITAIGVIYVLLGVLYESYIHPITILAGLPSAAVGALLTLWMFDMDLTLIAMIGILMLIGIVKKNAIMMIDFALDAQRNGGMSPQDAIREACILRFRPILMTTLAAMMGALPIALGIGAGAELRQPLGLAVVGGLIFSQVITLYITPVIYLYLDKYSGTGPMTDRQLAKLEAAH, encoded by the coding sequence GGTCGCGGCGTTGCCGAGCTATAACACGCCGGTCATCAACGTCAACGCCAACCTGCCGGGCGCCAGCCCGGAGAACATGGCCTCGTCGGTCGCGCTGCCGCTGGAAAAGCAGTTCGCGACCATCGCCGGCATCAAGATGATCAGCTCGACGAACACGCAGGGCAACACCTCGCTGACGCTCGAGTTCGACGAATCGATCGACGTCAACGAAGCCGCCGTCGACGTGCAGGCCGCGCTGCTGCAGGTGCAGCGCCAGCTGCCGCAGGAGATGACCGACCTGCCGTCCTACCGCAAGATCAATCCGGCCGACTCCCCGATCCTGTTCATGCACATGACCTCGCCGTCAATGGACTTGTCGGAGCTGAACGACTACGCGGAAAACCTGGTCTCGCCGGCGATCTCGACCCTGCCGGGCATTGCCCAGGTGACGGTCAACGGCGGCAAGCGCTTCGCAGTGCGGGTGCGTGCCCAGCATGACCTGATGAACGCACGCAATATCTCGATGTCGGAACTGGCCACCGCGCTGCGTTCGGCCAACTCGATCACCCCGCTCGGCATCCTGGACGGCCCCAGCCAGACCCTGACCATCCAGGGCGGCGGCCAGCTGATGCGCGCCGCCGACTTCGCCGGCCTGATCGTCGCCACCCGCGACGGCCTGCCGGTGCGCCTGCGCGACATCGCCCAGGTCGAGGACAGCTACCAGTCGGTCAAGGCCACCGGCAGCCTGAACGGCGAACGCTCGATCGTGCTGATGGTGCAGCGCCAGCCGAACGCCAACACCGTGCAGGTGGTCGACTCGGTGCGCGCACTGATGCCGCGTTTCGAAACCCAGCTGCCGCAGTCGATCAAGATCCACCTGGTCAACGACCGCTCGGACTCGATCCGCGAGGCGATCCACGACGTCAACCTGACCCTGGCCGGCACCGTCGTGCTGGTCATCCTGGTGATCTTCCTGTTCCTGCACCGCCTGACCGCGACCTTCATCCCGGCCGTCACGGTGCCGATCTCGCTGCTGGGCGCGCTCTCGCTGCTGTACGCCTTCGGCTACAGCCTCGACAACATCTCGCTGCTCGGCATCACGCTGGCGGTCGGCCTGGTGGTCGACGACGCCATCGTGGTGCTGGAAAACATCGTGCGCCACATGGAAATGGGCAAGAAGCCGATGCAGGCGGCCCTGGTCGGCTCGCGCGAAATGGGCTTCACCATCATCTCGATCTCGATCTCGCTGGTGGCGGTGTTCATTCCGATCTTCTTCATGCCGGGCGTGATCGGCCTGCTGTTCCGCGAATTCGCCGTAATCGTCGGCCTGGCCGTGCTGGTCTCGGCCGTGGTGTCGCTGACCCTGGTGCCGATGCTGTGCTCGCGCCTGATCAAGCATGGCGGCCACGTCGATCCGAAAGAAATGTCCTGGGTCGGCCGCCGCTTCGAAGCGATGTTCACCAATGTGCGCGACGGCTACGGCCGCACCCTGGACATGGCGCTGCGCCACCGTTTCCTGGTGCTGATGCTGGCGCTCGGCACCTTCGTGCTGACCGCCGTGCTGTACATGACCATGCCGAAGGGCTTCTTCCCTGAAGAAGACATCGGCCAGCTGCGCGTGACCGTCGAGGCTTCGGAAGACACTTCCTCGGTGGCGCTGCAGAAGCTGCAGGCCCAGGTGGTGGATATCGTGCGCGCCAACCCGCACGTGAAGGACGTGACCTCGTTCACCGGCGGCGGCAATACCGGCCGCATGTTCCTGGTGCTGAAGCCGCGCAGCGAGCGCCCGCCGATGCCGGAAGTGGTCGACGCCCTGCGCAAGGCCACCCGCCAGGTGGCAGGCGTGCAGGTGTTCATGTCGCCGGTGCAGAACCTGCAGCTGGGCGGACGCCAGTCCAAGAGCCGCTACCAGTACACGCTGCAGAGCGTGTCGGGCGGCGAGATCGGCGGCTGGGCCGAGCAGTTCCTGGAGCGCATGCGCGCCGACCAGCGCTTCCGCGACGTCACCAGCGACTCGCAGAACAAGGCGCTGCAGGCCACCATCGACATCGACCGCGACAAGGCCGCGCTGCTGGGCGTCGAAATGGCCGACATCCGCACCGTGCTGTACGCGTCCTTCGGCGAGCGCCAGGTCTCGACCATCTACTCGACCGCGGCCAGCTACTACGTGATCCTGGAAGCGGCGGCTGCCGACCGCTACTACGACGAAGCGCTGTCGCGCGTCTCGGTGCGTTCCAAGAAAGGCGACCTGGTCAAGCTGTCCAGCTTCGCCACGGTCAAGCGCACGGTCGGCCCGCTGGCGGTCAACCACCAGGGCCAGCTGCAGGCGATCACGCTGTCCTTCAACCTGGCGCCGGGCGTGCCGCTCGGCGACGCCACCGCCGCCATCGAGCAGATGGGCCGCGACATGAAGCTGCCGGCCTCGATCATCACCAACTACGGCGGCGACGCGGCGGTGTTCAAGGACACCCAGTCGAGCCAGCTCATCCTGATCATCACCGCCATCGGCGTGATCTACGTGCTGCTGGGCGTGCTGTACGAGAGCTACATCCACCCGATCACCATCCTGGCCGGCCTGCCGTCCGCCGCGGTGGGGGCGCTGCTGACGCTGTGGATGTTCGACATGGACCTGACCCTGATCGCGATGATCGGTATCCTGATGCTGATCGGTATCGTCAAGAAGAACGCGATCATGATGATCGACTTCGCCCTCGACGCCCAGCGCAACGGGGGCATGAGTCCCCAGGACGCGATCCGCGAAGCCTGCATCCTGCGCTTCCGCCCGATCCTGATGACCACGCTGGCCGCGATGATGGGCGCGCTGCCGATCGCGCTGGGCATCGGCGCCGGCGCCGAGCTGCGCCAGCCGCTGGGCCTGGCCGTGGTCGGCGGCCTGATCTTCTCGCAGGTGATCACCCTGTACATCACTCCGGTCATCTACCTGTACCTGGACAAGTACAGCGGCACCGGTCCGATGACGGACCGCCAGCTGGCCAAGCTGGAAGCAGCGCACTGA